GGCACGGCCCTGACCGACGACCCTGCACTGACCGTCCGCGACGAGGTCGGCGAGCTGGTCGGGCTCCAGCCGCTGCGGGTCGTCGTCGGCGAGCGCGAGCTGCCGCCCGGTGCCCGCCTGCTCGACGGATCGGCCGAGACGGTCCACCTGCAGACCCGCGACGTCGCCGGTGCCCTCGCCGAGCTGCACGAGCTCGGCATCCAGCACGTCTTCCTGGAGGGCGGCCCGACCTTGGGTGCGGCGTTCCTGGCCGCCGGTCGCGTCGACGAGGTCGTGGCGTACGTCGCCCCCAAGCTCCTCGGGTCCGGCCGCAGCGCCGTCGCCGACCTGGGAATCGAATCGATCACCGGAGCGCTGGAACTCGAGGTGGAGGACGTCACGGTCCTCGGCCACGACGTCCGGTTCACCGGCCGACCGCGTCACCACGGAAAGAAGGACTGACATGTTCACCGGCATCATCGAGGAGCTCGGGGTGGTCTCCGGGATCGAGCCGCTGCACGAGGCCGTGCGGCTCTCGATCCAGGGTCCCGAGGTGGCCACCGGCGCCAAGCTGGGCGACTCCATCGCGGTCAACGGCGTCTGCCTCACCGTCGTGACCAACAAGCGCGGCGTGTTCACCGCGGACGTGATGCTGCAGACTCTCGCCAACACCGCGCTGGGCGGACTCAAGCGCGGCAGCAAGGTCAACCTGGAGCGGGCGGTCACGCCGGCGACGCGCCTCGGCGGCCACATCGTCCAGGGACACGTGGACGGTACCGGCGAGATCGTGTCGCGCACGCCGAGCGAGCACTGGGAGCTGGTCACGATCTCCCTGCCCGCGGAGCTGGACAAGTACCTGGTCGCCAAGGGCTCAATCACCGTCGACGGCATCAGCCTGACCGTGGCCGACCTGGACGACTCCGCCGAGGATGGCCCGACCTTCACGGTCAGCCTCATCCCCGAGACCCTGGCCCGCACGACCCTGGGCTTCAAGCAACCCGGCGACAGCGTCAACCTCGAGGTGGACGTCATCGCGAAGTACGTCGAGAAGATGGTGAAGGCACATGACTGAGAACATCCACGGCAGCACCGGTACGCCGGAGCAGCACCGCGGCATCCGGCTCGACGACATCGAGGCCGCGATCGCCGACATCGCCGCCGGCAAGGCCGTGGTGGTCGTCGACGACGAGGACCGCGAGAACGAGGGCGACATCATCTTCGCGGCCGCCAAGGCCACGCCGGAGCTGATGGCCTTC
The DNA window shown above is from Marmoricola sp. OAE513 and carries:
- a CDS encoding riboflavin synthase, whose translation is MFTGIIEELGVVSGIEPLHEAVRLSIQGPEVATGAKLGDSIAVNGVCLTVVTNKRGVFTADVMLQTLANTALGGLKRGSKVNLERAVTPATRLGGHIVQGHVDGTGEIVSRTPSEHWELVTISLPAELDKYLVAKGSITVDGISLTVADLDDSAEDGPTFTVSLIPETLARTTLGFKQPGDSVNLEVDVIAKYVEKMVKAHD